GTTTAGTGCATGCTATTGCATGAtgtgtaaaacctgtgtttactaatctataaagtaaacactggtcctttgtttaAAAAGTGTGAAATagatctagaatttcttgtaactctctcaagaaagaagctgagttctttatcaacaaagaacctaTAAATTTGTAATAAGatatacttgattttaatataaaattaagtgagttttgaagatactgtgtttatgtgcatgtttattaattctgtttaaaccctatatctctacaagttaaactactttgttcaccgtatccaaaatagttttaaaaagcataaaatatccaaaacacattcaccccctctgtgttatattcattacctaacaagatCAAAAGGTTGTGAAGATAAAGATATGCTAATTGAAAAACACAATTTACACCAAAGTATCATATAGTGAAGAATATTCAGGTAAATAattttgatctaaaagatgatggATCTTCCAAAAGAATCTTATGAGGAATATGAACTAACCTTTTGTACCAAAGTAAATGTGAAGAATCTTTATAAGCTGTTAAAACAAAAACTTTTGAATTGACCTATTATACTATTAAAACAtgatttaatatatatatattaaggtCAAAGATGTATGCACGTGTGATAATATGGAACTGAAAAACTTAATCTTACATAATCTATTTTGTCATTAAGAGCGTTTCATTTGATGTAAATTATTGCAGGAAAAGTTTACCCCTACAGAGGTTCTTAACAATATCTTTGATGACACTTGACCTTTGATAAAGTGACTATTACGGCGGGAGAGTGAAAAATTTATGGCAGAGTTTTCTAGATCTTTAATCGGATATCATATCgatgaagaaaaaaaaagaagagaaaatgcTTTCATATATAAAAAGTAATGACAGAGAAAGGAATGCGAAAAAAGAAGCTGCAACCTTTAATGGGATCACATGATTTTTTTTCAATTAAAGATTGTCGTAAATGTAATATGTTTTTGTATATTTTCCAATATGTAGATGCATGACTAATCACATTTTGTATATGAGCTTTGGCTAGAAGAATAAAAAATGAACTTGAACTTGAAAATATGTTGCATGCCCCTAAGTGATGTACAACTCGGTATGTATGTTAGGGGTTACTTGAACTTCAATGTTGAGTTAAATATGATAGGAAATTATTTAGAGGGCCGAATGGAAAGAAGACATTATGAAGGGGAAAATGAACAGTGAGACGTAATCAATGTTACAACTTGTTGGGACCGGATAAATGACAACACTCATGACTCACAAGGCCATAGACCATATCCATGCCAATTTTAAAcatgtaagtatatatatatacccaATTTTATTTCGATTTAACAGTCTAATAAATTTTCAATTTCAGATAAATTCGCAAATTAATAATTCAACCAATTTAGTTCGATTTACGATTTCTACAATCATGATTACTCTCCAAATTTCTATTTAGAATCTTATATATAATATTGAAATTATTTGTTGGTTGACAATTCTTTAAAATTGTAAAATTAATTGacctttttttaattttttaaaaaatataccGACTCCAAATAAATGTGACTTTATGAACTATTAACATTTTAATTACAAATGTAAATCATCATACAAAAAGACAAAATGATAATATTAATAaatgaaaataataataaacctAAGTTATAAAGAATATATAATTAGTGACGCACGCAAATAAGAGGTCCATTTTAGGCATGCTGAATCAGGCtgaattaaaattttatttgagttttttcttttatattttaaataatatttaatgtCTTGTGTATCAAATCGATAAACCAACCAAATATACTTTGTTCTACATCTAATTGTATAATATagtttataaattttttaatacaaatattatatatttttaaattttatataaaaaatcgGATTTTTATCAAACTTTTTAAAAATTATGGACTTTTATCCGGACCAAACCAGACTTTTATCCAGTTTTTTCGCATTTCGAGATGTGTAAGATTTTTCGTTTAAGTCCCACATGTCAGGCAAGGTTTTTTCCGGATCAATTTTTTGAACTTTTTTATGAATATGATTAGATCGCATTCATGGTACAgatttttatatatcattttaatttatttgttgTTTAAATTTTTGCGATCAATTTAACTTAACTTTGACTATAAATGAAAAATTATTCtcttattaaatttaaaaattgaaaaaGTATAGATCATATATTTAAGATTTTAGTTTTGATTTTCAAAAAgatactcaagatattatcattTTTTTGTGAGATGATATTATCATATTAGATATactttttatatatttattttttattacaTCCTTTCTGGTCCCAACAGATAAATTGGGAGGGACTGTAATATCAATCATTTCAGTTTGTATACACAAGTACAATTAAGTCATTCTCCACTGAAAGCAACAAATTGAGTGTTTGTTTTTCTGACTTGTTGAAAGCCCACCATGGATGTTATCAATCAGTTGCAGCGACAGTATGTTGATTTCTTGTCTTCTCTTTATCGTGAGGTCAGTTTCTTAATACCTTTTAAAAATGAAATCACTGATCCGACTTCAATTTTAATGTGGGTGTTGTTAATTTCACTTGATTAGCACACCCTTTTGGATTTTTAGTAATGGGTTGTTGTTTTCTTGATGTAAAAACAGGGACTTTTGGATGATCAATTTTTGCAGATTCAGAAGCTTCAAGATGAGAGTAACCCTGAATTTGTGAACGAAGTCGTTACTCTTTTCTTCGAAGATTCGGAGAAGCTTTTGCATAATTTGGCCATTGCGCTGTTAGTGTATTTATATgttttgttgattttaaaattgtttttatatgTGATCGTATGATTTGAATTTTTTTACTTGTAAATATTTGGATTGGACAGTGATCAGCAGCTTGTAGATTATAAGAAAGTTGATGCCTGTGTTCACCAATTTAAGGGTAGCAGCTCCAGGTATCATCATTTTTCTTGAAGAAATTAAAAGTTTTGATTGTTAAAACTCGATATAGTTTTAGGAGATAGAAGTATATAACTTGTTAGCTTCATTTTGAGTTGAGATTATATTGGCTGTATATATGTAGTAACAACTTATAATGCCCTGATGATGGGTGAGAATTTTATACAGTGACAATTGAAAGTTATCTTAGGTGGATCATGAATTTTAAGTCTTTCCGATTGGAAGCTTGTCTGCATTGATTTGTTGGGGTTTGGGGGGGGTGTCATGGCCTGGGATCCAACACCAGGGGTTCTGATTCTTTCTGATCTATGTTGTTTTTATGCGTTTATAGTAAAATATTTGAACCTGGTATCATTTGGAATTCTGGTTTGACTACTATGGCCGTGTAGAAGAAACTGGGTGGTTTCCATCTGGGTAAAGAGGAGTGTGGGAGATTTGGCAGGGGGCTAGATCTAGGGTATTTTAGTAGTCTTTTAATTCTTCTTTCGGCTTAAATAGAGAGAAACTATTGTCAGAACATATAATTTATAACTAAATTGGTAAATATCAACTTTGGTTAGGTTGAGGCGGGAAGGCTCTTAAACCAACCAACATAATTTTTCTCTTTCACACAAGTATCATGCTATCCGTTTAGGAATTTTATTAACAGGATTGATGATTTCTCTTAAAACCAGTAAAAGTATTTAATTTTGGTTTAATAAGAGTCTACCTCTCTCTTGGCTTATTTCCGTACAAACAGTTGTTGTTATCTTAGATGGTCACTTTTTGATGCTATAGACAATGATTTTATCTGCTTGAGGATGTAATGGTGTTATTGTCCACGTAACTACTTACCTTTGGCATATACGTTCTTGTCAACTTGTAATAATTAAGTATACAATTTTTTCCAATTTTGTCTGAGCTACCTGTCAACTTTGTTGATCACGAGCATTGTGCTTGTTTGTTTTATTACAATGTTTTTTTTATTGATAGACCATCTTTTAGCAATTATAttgatatataattatttatatataggaAATTAGGAATCACAATGTCATAATTATTGGTTACTTTATCATTTTACGAAGTTCTTACCAGTCATGTTTTTTCCTAAATGACAGCATAGGTGCTCAAAGAGTGAGGAACATATGTGTTTCTTTCAGAACTTGTTATGACGCCAAGAACTTGGAAGGGTCAGTctttcttttcattattgtttcTCTTGCGTCAATATTTGTTAACTCGTTTGCACAAAAAATTAATAAACTCTTCTACAGTTTATCTTACAAACTTGCACACAAATTTTCCTGCTATGTAAAGATCAGTTTTGGTAAACTATCAGTCAGGAACAATACTACATATCAGCCAAATAGGCACTTCTGACCATATCGTCTCAAGGAAAATGCAACCCTTTATATTTTCACTATCTTCAAATTTTACAAACCTTTTGTTTTTCATTATATGTTCTATAGGTATGTATATACATATTTACAAAGTTTAATATAGATTTACACATCTATTTCTCTGTCTGAACATGCCATGCTTAATATTAAGAGGCTATTCGTTTTTCCGCGGAAATATTAAGATGCTGAACAGATCTTAGTTCAAATATTGGAGGACACAATCCTTGGACCAACTACTGTATGGAATTTATATTTTTTCCTACTGCCTAGATGGCTGTGTCTAGGCATTTAGATATCTTAATAAATTTGGCTTAAGGGTGTTAAGTTATCATGCACCCAAGTATTAATTTAGCTCAAGGAAAATGAAACCCTTTATATTTTCACTACCTTCAAATTTTACAAACCTTTTGTTTTTTATTATATGTTTTATAGGTATGTATATACATATGTACACagtttaatatatatatttacacaTCTATTTCTCTGTCTGAACATGTCATGCTTAATATTAAGAGGCAATTCGTTTTTCCACGGAAATATTAAGATGCTTAACAGATCTTAGTTCAAATATTGGAGGACACAATCCTTGGACCAACTACTGTATGGAACTTGTATGTTTGCCTACTGCTTAGATGGCTGTGTCTTGGCATTTAGATATCTTAATAAATTTGGCTCAAGGATGTTAAGTTATCATGCACCCAAGTATTAATTTAGGTCAATGAACATTAGGGTTCAGTTCGTAGACATGCAATGAAGCACAACAAGTTCTAAAAGCTAAAACACTGGTGGAAGTGGCTCGAatagatatttttaaaattcaataTGTTTAACGTTGGATCTTTGAAAATTGATTGCCGCATTGCTTCTTTTGAAGATCTGACCTCTCTTTACCCCTTGAACACTTGTGTcctttacattgtttattatttAACTTTAGAAATTTCTTCAGCAATTTGATCAACTTGATTTTAAAAATTCACTAAACTTGATGCTGTTCTGTTCTTCTCTATTTTCTTTATTTGCAAATCCATTTTACTCTGAACAAGTAATGTTGGGGGAAGACCTCCATACTATTGAGTTCAACCTGCTTAACATTAAGTAGAAAATGAGTTGCCTTAAACTTACAGTGAAATTTTATAATTGACGCATATCTAGATTATTCAGAAGAAAATAGGTGAGTTGTTTGATTCCTTCATGGGTTGTCTTTTAGTCAAGTTTGGAATACTACCGGCTTTCCTTACTTTTGCTAGGGAAGTTAACCTGACAAGTAGTTGTAAGTTGTGATCCTAATATTAAAATGAGGGAAATGCAGACATATAGTTCAAAATTTCGGGTTGACCTGGTGTCATATATTAGTCTTTCTATTGTCGTTAGTGCTTCCGCCCCATTTATTATTTGATATTATTAGATGGCTAAAAATGTCTTCTGCAGGTGCTTGAGGTGCCTCCAACAGCTGAAAGATGAATACTACCTTGTAAAGAACAAGCTTCAAACATTGTTCAAGGTGAGTATGCTTTTGTTTCTTCTTTCCATTCAGGTTCATTATTTAACTTTCGCAATTCTTAGAAAACACCTCACTTCATCATTTTCAAAGCTTTAGATTAGTATTATACTTGTCTACATCATTTAATGTTTCAAAAATATAGATCAGTTGACAAGTATGATTAAGCTTTTGCTTGGTATTGCTTTACATAGCAGGTACTAAACTTCAACAAATTTACGTAAATTTTGTACTTGGATAGTATTTCAAGCAGACTTTTCAAAAATTTATTGATCCTAAAGATCATGAAGTAGGGAGCATTACAACTTCACGTTTTTCATCAGAACCAATATTCTTTAACTAAATATCTAGGCTTTCAAGAATGCAACATTTCTCGCATGTGCAATGTTCAGAGTTATTTTTTGCTGTTATCCTTTTCCGCTACcaattttaaataaaagaatttcTTTTATATGCAGCTGGAGCAACAGATCCTAGCTGCTGGTGGAGTAATTCCGATTATGGGATAGATGAGCTGGTGATTTTGTCATCACAAAAGAAAGCTAACTTGAAATCCCAGTTGTCAAATTTTATGTGAGCGCTAGCGCTAGAACATCTTGCTTTCTTTGTGTATTGTAGATTATGTTTGATGTAAGCGCTAGCGCAAGAACATCTTGCTTTCTTTGTGGGTTGGAAATTATGTTCGATGTAGGATCAAAACTTAAGTTTGAATTGACATAAATTAGGTGGATGAATAGATCTTTTCTGCTTTATGGTACCCCGTCCTCTTTATCACCTTTCGTCGTAATGATTGATTTACAATTTCTGACTTAAATATAATCATTACTATGATCACGTGACTTTTGATTTCTTCTTTGCATCGATAGATGAGATTGAATTAGAACAATATATAGTATAGCAATTTGGGTAGAAACAACATGTGTCAGATTGTTTGGGGCATATGCACATTTTGAGTGGGGGTCAAACAAATGAAGTTTCATACTTCATTTTCTTTTAATCTGAAAATTTGTCATGGCGCACAAAATTCATGTGGTAAGTTATGTAATAACAGAACGGAGGTTCTGCTGCTTATGAAGTTGTACAATGTAGAGTTGAATTTTGCTTCTGTGATCTGTTTGATAGGCTTATTGTTTGTGGCATAGTTTGATAGGCTTATTGTTTGTGGCATAGTTTGATAGCTATGTGGGGGTTGTAAACATATGTGTGTTTGTTTCACTATCTTGATATGGGGTTGCTCTGTGTTTTGGTCTGTCGGTCCTCTCTCTCATGCAATATATGATTCTGATTTTCCTCCTTTTTCCCTGGACATTGGTTATATATATTTGAGTAGGTCTCCTACAGTTTCAGTCAACGTACATGGTGTTTAATTCGATAGGCATAATTTATTATGCTTTAAAGCTTTGTTACCGTCTTGTTGAATGGTAGATGCCGTCATCGTATATCATATTACAGAATCGTACTTGATGTGTAATGTGCACCAGCTTATATTTTTATTCTGTTCAATTGCTGCATGGTACATGTCATACAGTCATAGTCATCTCTTGTTTAAAATAATTAACACCGTGTAAGGTTCGAGTCTGGCATACTTCTAAATATGCTTTGAAGTTAAAGTGCTGACTGCTGAGTGCCGTATATATATGGTGTCTGTTtggaaaatcttaaaataagtaatttatgacttaaaatgaataaataaattataagtgataagttgaaaaatacttataagttaagtaagtgtttggataattttacttataagtcagaattttttttcttaaatgaactaaaataaataattataaaatataattatcttaattcttgaatttgaatttacattaatatttaaaaaatatattttaaaactgaGATTAATAAATcaatgaaaaattaaaataagtcaAGAAAGAATACGTCATTACTAACATttaacttatcagcttataagttataaatttaaattataagttgggtcgacaaatgATCGTAAATAAGTTATTACGAACTTATAAGCCACAAGGGATTTTAAAGCTGGGCGCCAAAAGGCCCATCATCATTTTCATCTCATCCATAAAATTTTCCTACATTATATATTGATCATTAATAATGGATTTGTGATGTGTACTCCACTCAAACAATTACAGAACTTTGTCATGTCAGTTATAAATGGACCAAGTCTTTGAACAAAAAAAAGACCATATTCCGCGAATTTTATTGTGCATTTTTGTTACAGTTTATGCTTTATTAGTTTGATGGGAAAATTGGGCATTTGAAGTAATGATTTCATATTTCAGATCATTTAACATTATAATTCGGTCACTAGAAATTTGAAACTACACAAATTATAAAATCCGAGGTTAGAAATAAGTAAATTTGATTTGGGTTTGAGTTATTTAGTAGAAATTGTGATTTGGAGTTATCCGCCACCTATAACAGGCCTTCGATTCATAAAATAATTTAAGGACTCAGAAAAAGTAGTGTGTCGTGTCAACATTACTGATTCACCAAAATAGTTTAAAAACTCACGAAAAGTCGTGTACCGTGTGAGTATTACTAATTCACCAACGTAAAGACTTGGATCATGATAATTGAAAATTAAATGATAGGAAAtacaaaatttttaatttttggaCCTGAAATTCAATTTAATTAGGAAAATGTTTGGTGTACAAAAATTTGTACATAATGACATGTGGTGGGTTTTAGTCGAAAAATACCACAATCAAATGTTATGTCATTCTATacaattttttttacaaaattcTATATATCTAGCCCTCTGTTAGAAATATATTATGATAATTATATAATAGATATGTGAGAAAAAGAGAGATTAAGAAGAGAATATTGTATTCATTCAAGTGTATCCTCAAGCTTAACTTTGACACATATTTATAGGTGAATAGATGGATGTTACAAGATATATGAAAGGCCAAAGGGCATGAGTTATATGAACTAGAAAGCCAAGAGTTCTATTCTAGAAAGCTCTAAGGACATCCATATTATAACACTCCCCCTTGGATGTCCAATTTTCAATAATcgtgcctcgttaaaacctttcTAGAAAAAAACTCTTTTGGGAAAAAAATCCTAgtaaaggaaaaagagtacatcgattttgaaaatttatttaaGGTCTCTGAGCCGACGCATCCCTATCTTGTGTACCAATCTTTCATAAATTGTTGGCGGTAATGACTTGGTAAATAGATCTGCAAGATTGTCACTTGAGCGAATCTCTTGAACTTTAATTTCTCCATTTTCTTGAAACTCATATGTGAAGAAAAACTTCGGTGATATGTGTTTAgttttatctcccccttagatgACTCATAAGAACACcatgcctcgttaaaaccttacTAGAAAAAACCCTGTGGGAAAAAACCTagtgaaggaaaaagagtacatgtGTTATACGTGTAATAATGAGCGAAGTCTGCACATCCTGATCATGTGTACTAGTTTCTCGAATGAAGTGGTAGGAAATGCCTTTGTGAAGAAATCTGTTGGATTCCTTTAATCATCATTCCTTTCAAGTGATGCTTCCTCGTTAAAAATTGCCTGCAACAATTAAATTCATAGCAAAAGAAAATCTCCACTATTATTTATTCAATTTTTGATTCCCTATCACTTTCTTCCTGCAAAATTAGTTAGAACTTTATAGAATAGGTTAGTGGAGattgaataaaattattattttgtaACTTCAAGATTAACACGCCCCTAGAGCGAGTGATCCATTAACAATAAACACTAACTGAAAGCAGAGTcttgttttaaataataaatttataagtATGTCAAAACATGTATAAAACATGTTTTATTTTACTTAGATACGATACTTCAGGACCGAGAATTTCTTTCAAGTGTTCACAAAAGTTAGTGTACTATCGTGTATTTATAATACATCATTCATCCAAGAGAAATTCCTTTTTATATATACACCAAAAAATACTTCATCACATAATATAGCATGGAGTATTTTTATTATGAGGTGCAACTCAATTCAATGTCAACTAGATACATATTCTAGTTTCCATCTGCTCTGGCCAAAGACTTTAAGAGTTGTCCTTGGTATTTTGTGAAATAATTTTATATCGGACTGCTAGTCCAAATCCCTTTTTTTCATTTGAGGAGGGTATGTTCTCGAGAATTTATTGGACTGCTTCCGGCAGTTAAGATCCTTCCGGGATAATCATTGTCAAGTGGGTCATATATAGAACTTAAATTAAATCACTCACATATGGTGAGATTATTTAACAATCAAATAATCGTATCCACCACAAGATACTATTTCTCTTCATAACCTAGACAAGGTCATCTACGATTATCTGAGCTTTACATTcataaattttattttgtttcaCACAAATAATCATCTATATTCCACTGACTTGACACTTTTAGGTGTGTGAACTGCAGTTTCAAAAAAGAAAATTTCTCTATTTTTAAGAGAAAATGATTCGTAGGGCACACTATTTGCACAACTTCAGGTGTGGAAGGACTACCagtccaaataaattttctttatAATTGCCTCAATTATATCCTTTATTCTTTGGCCAATTTTGTCAATATTTTCTAACAGATTCTGCTTCATGATCCTCATTATTACCAATAACCTCAAGTTCTATAAATATTATCGAAGTCGATTCGATTAATGGTTCCACTTTATTCTGGACAAGACATAATATATCGAGATCTCAATATTTTTCTTTACTTTGGTTCTCTCTAATTTGTCATGTCTATAATCTCTTCCTAAGATCCTTCAAAAGCCATCATCAATTACTACTCCTTTTTACTTTTTTTCTTGTATAAGATATGGAACCAACTTGCCTATCACGCTTCAGGCGTTCTTTAGACATAGTAGTATCTTGAGGTTGTCATTCTGTGACATTAATATTATTGGAGTATATGTAGCCGGTGTATGTGACACAGTCACTATTTTTGGTCATCAAATATATAAATGAATTATCTTATGAACTTCTGGTTCATATTAACATCCCTTTTAGGATCAAGATGAGGTAACGATAATTCATTCTCATAAATATATTCACCGACTATTTATTTTCTCCCCCTGATTTCAATCAAGTCATAAAGAAATATACTTATGATTCCAATAATATATATCCAGTGGTGGAATCGATCTTACTATCGTGGTAGAAAATCTATGATGACCAAATTTGTTTATGACGGGGAGGAAATATGAAAACTTGTTTATATGATGCGAATCATTATATAATTGATACAAAATACTCAACAATTTTCATGGACAAGATAATACTCATTGTGAGATTCACCAACATTATATAATCACATATTCTAAACAATGAATTTCGCATACTTTAGACTGCGAGTTGATAAAACTtagtatatataaaatatctcaTTGTACTATATCTTTGCTGGTGATTAATTATGTCTTTCAAGAAAATAACATATTTATCACTGAGAAGAATCTGCAAGTTCTTCAACAAAAGTTCATATAAATCTcaattattattcgcatttttaTTAAATTGATGGCTTGGCTAGTAATGTCTAGCTATAAAGTTATCAGTAAACTTCTGATTTACTTCAAAATCAATTACagtatttttataaaaaaatatttttcaattgcCTGGGAGAGTACGATTACATCAATAATATACATACCTTTTTGGGTAAAATATGATAAAATGTACATGCTCTTCAGGAGTCTTATACATGCTCTCCAGGAGCCttatatttagaaaaatatatAATGAGTCATTCTATATAATACCCCCCCCGGTTGAATGACTCATATTAGATATTATGTATTGATATTAGTCATCTTTATTTCGTTTAAGAGAAATATTTCTTATACACATGGTAAAAATATGATCAAAAGTGTTTGCAATATCATGACTATTGCTATAGGCATGATCGATATCATTTGATTTTCTAATTTTTGTCATATATACTCTAAGGAATGGAAGGGTGTCATTTGTTGCAATACATAATCTTTCTATcaataattcaaatttaataaattaCAATTAGTCACAATATCAACTTATGATTGTAACAAACCAATTTCATAACATTGTATCTGCATGATactatttaatatatatatatatatattcaactAAATTTTATTATATCTAAATATCACAATATTCTTTATATAGATCCATCCTCTAAGGAGATTATTTTTATTTAGAATAAAACATAATTTGACTAATATATCATTCTTTTGGAATGTAAACAAGTGTTTAAACATATCAAAAATGTGTgatcaaaaataaaagaattttATATATAGAGACAACTTCTGGTTGTTATTAGATGCAACTTTTGGTTGCAATCATATATAGTCAATCTATTAAAAACAACATCAAATAGGTGTTGTTGATAATACCAACATCATTTAACTTAAGTGGGATAAAAAATCACTTTTATAAATGCTAAGGTTAAATCACAGAGGCACATAGTGATTTTATCATTTACCAAGATATCATATAAAGATTTCCAAATATAACTTATT
The sequence above is drawn from the Apium graveolens cultivar Ventura chromosome 2, ASM990537v1, whole genome shotgun sequence genome and encodes:
- the LOC141701503 gene encoding histidine-containing phosphotransfer protein 1-like, with product MDVINQLQRQYVDFLSSLYREGLLDDQFLQIQKLQDESNPEFVNEVVTLFFEDSEKLLHNLAIALDQQLVDYKKVDACVHQFKGSSSSIGAQRVRNICVSFRTCYDAKNLEGCLRCLQQLKDEYYLVKNKLQTLFKLEQQILAAGGVIPIMG